The proteins below come from a single Candidatus Desulfatibia profunda genomic window:
- a CDS encoding 3-isopropylmalate dehydrogenase, with translation MSKEYNIAVIPGDGTGPEVVTEGIKVLETVSEKCGFRLNFSHYRLGGEHYKATGEILPENVLESLAVSDAIYLGAIGHPEVKPGILEKGILLKLRFDLDQYVNLRPVKLYEGVTTPIRGKGPEDIDFVVVRENTEGLYAGAGGFLKRGTADEIAVQESINTRKGVERCIRYAFEFCRKRNKQKKLTLCGKTNVLTFAFDLWERTFNEVAEEYPDIKTDYAHVDAICMWMVKNPEWFDVIVTDNMFGDIITDLGAMIQGGMGIAAGANINPKGVSMFEPIGGSAPKYTGKRIINPIAAISAAQLMLETLGELQAADLIEQGVIKVLRDDLKDVAAGKMGYTTQEVGDLVVDYINGIG, from the coding sequence ATGTCAAAAGAGTATAATATTGCAGTAATACCAGGCGATGGAACAGGACCGGAGGTCGTCACCGAAGGCATCAAGGTCCTTGAAACCGTTTCGGAAAAATGCGGTTTCAGATTGAATTTCAGCCATTACCGTTTAGGCGGCGAACACTATAAGGCCACGGGAGAGATTCTGCCGGAAAATGTACTTGAATCCCTGGCCGTTTCAGATGCCATCTATCTGGGGGCCATTGGCCACCCTGAAGTGAAGCCGGGTATCCTGGAAAAGGGTATTCTCTTGAAACTCAGATTTGATCTTGACCAGTATGTCAATTTAAGACCGGTTAAGCTTTATGAAGGCGTGACGACACCTATAAGGGGCAAGGGCCCTGAGGATATTGATTTTGTAGTAGTTCGTGAAAATACAGAAGGCCTTTATGCCGGTGCCGGCGGCTTTTTAAAACGCGGCACTGCCGACGAAATCGCCGTACAGGAATCCATCAACACCCGCAAAGGTGTGGAGAGGTGCATCCGATATGCCTTTGAATTTTGCCGTAAAAGGAATAAACAGAAAAAGCTGACCCTTTGCGGCAAAACCAACGTGCTGACGTTTGCCTTTGATCTGTGGGAGCGCACGTTTAACGAGGTCGCCGAAGAATATCCTGATATTAAAACCGATTATGCCCATGTTGATGCCATTTGCATGTGGATGGTAAAGAACCCGGAGTGGTTCGATGTTATTGTCACGGACAATATGTTTGGAGATATTATCACCGACCTGGGTGCCATGATTCAGGGAGGAATGGGGATTGCCGCCGGCGCAAACATCAATCCGAAAGGGGTTTCGATGTTCGAACCGATTGGCGGCTCTGCGCCCAAATATACCGGCAAGCGGATCATTAATCCCATTGCAGCCATTTCAGCGGCCCAGCTTATGCTGGAAACCCTTGGTGAGCTTCAGGCCGCCGATTTAATAGAGCAGGGGGTCATCAAGGTCCTGCGCGACGATCTTAAAGATGTTGCCGCGGGCAAGATGGGCTATACAACGCAAGAAGTCGGGGATTTGGTCGTCGATTATATAAACGGTATAGGTTAA
- a CDS encoding phosphatidylserine decarboxylase family protein, protein MDNFIWSDQPSHTAFPVATAGYPYIFSAAFATAVFALLELTALALVGLAATFFICYFFRDPDRVIPNYAGAVVSPADGKVILAGPIDSSPFFEGRSLKISIFMSVFNVHVNRIPHEGRIKTVSYHPGKFFSANLDKASRHNEHNALGLETYQGKHIGFVQIAGLIARRIICKVQEGDAVVRGQRFGMICFGSRLDVYLPPDTYLKVRIGDRVKAGASVLGDLA, encoded by the coding sequence ATGGACAATTTTATTTGGTCTGATCAACCGAGCCATACAGCCTTTCCTGTGGCAACCGCTGGGTATCCTTATATATTTTCTGCTGCATTTGCAACTGCTGTGTTCGCTCTATTGGAACTGACTGCTCTGGCCCTGGTCGGTCTGGCCGCCACCTTTTTCATTTGTTATTTTTTCAGGGACCCTGACCGGGTTATCCCCAATTATGCCGGTGCCGTGGTTTCACCGGCCGATGGCAAAGTTATCTTGGCGGGTCCGATAGACAGCAGCCCGTTTTTTGAAGGTAGATCCCTGAAAATCAGCATCTTCATGTCGGTTTTCAATGTGCATGTAAATCGCATTCCTCATGAGGGCCGCATAAAAACGGTCAGCTATCATCCGGGGAAATTCTTTTCCGCCAATCTGGACAAAGCATCGCGGCATAATGAGCACAATGCGCTTGGTTTGGAGACATATCAAGGCAAACACATAGGTTTCGTCCAGATTGCCGGCCTGATTGCCAGGCGAATTATTTGCAAAGTACAGGAGGGGGATGCGGTGGTGCGCGGACAGCGTTTCGGCATGATATGTTTTGGATCACGGCTCGATGTTTATCTCCCGCCGGATACGTATTTGAAAGTGAGGATTGGCGATCGCGTCAAGGCGGGGGCCTCTGTTTTGGGAGATTTGGCATGA